A window of Proteus columbae contains these coding sequences:
- the fliH gene encoding flagellar assembly protein FliH has translation MSDKHTDTNWKPWVPKELTDWALNVEDTTEDEKEVEKQEKEVVQQQKVLEQINMLDDMKEKAQKLGHAEGFEAGKNQGYQEGYQAGLQSGIEEGIRQGIAQQSPLINEWQGLLAEFRHSLNGLDSVIASRLMQIALTAAKEVLGQPAVCDGSALLAQITLMLQQEQMFSNNPQLRVNPKHIPQIEKELGDSLSAHGWKVVADNSIHVGGCRVVTNDGDLDATIATRWHELCRLAAPEAL, from the coding sequence ATGTCTGATAAACATACTGATACTAACTGGAAGCCTTGGGTTCCCAAAGAACTCACTGATTGGGCATTAAATGTCGAGGACACGACAGAAGACGAAAAGGAAGTCGAAAAACAGGAAAAAGAAGTCGTTCAGCAACAGAAAGTCCTTGAGCAAATTAATATGCTTGATGACATGAAAGAAAAGGCTCAAAAATTGGGTCACGCTGAAGGCTTTGAGGCAGGGAAAAACCAGGGTTATCAGGAAGGCTATCAGGCTGGATTACAATCAGGTATTGAAGAAGGTATTCGCCAAGGCATTGCTCAACAATCACCATTAATTAATGAATGGCAAGGATTGTTGGCTGAGTTTAGGCACTCTTTAAATGGATTAGACAGTGTTATTGCTTCACGTTTAATGCAAATCGCCCTCACAGCGGCAAAAGAAGTTCTGGGTCAGCCTGCTGTTTGTGATGGGTCTGCATTACTGGCGCAGATAACCTTAATGTTGCAACAAGAACAAATGTTCTCAAATAACCCACAGTTAAGAGTTAACCCAAAACATATTCCACAAATTGAAAAAGAGCTGGGTGATTCACTTTCTGCTCATGGTTGGAAAGTGGTTGCCGATAACAGTATTCATGTTGGTGGATGCCGTGTTGTGACAAATGATGGCGATCTTGATGCCACGATTGCAACTCGTTGGCATGAGCTTTGTCGTCTTGCTGCTCCGGAGGCGTTGTAA
- the fliI gene encoding flagellar protein export ATPase FliI, protein MTARLGRWLEKLSDAEARLNKIPRVRQYGRLTRATGLVMEAKGLVMPLGSTCLIERTIGKTVEEVESEVVGFNGSQMLLMPLQEVEGLTPGARVYAQATPGGENEGRQLPLGDALLGRVLDGSGYPLDGLPPPDTGYRAPLITPPINPLQRTPITDVLDVGVRAINSLLTVGRGQRMGLFAGSGVGKSVLLGMMARFTQADVIVVGLIGERGREVKDFIENILGTEGLARSVVVAAPADVSPLLRMQGASYATRIAEDFRDRGKHVLLIMDSLTRYSMAQREIALAVGEPPATKGYPPSVFAKLPALVERAGNGVDGGGSITAFYTVLTEGDDQQDPIADSARAILDGHIVLSRSLAESGHYPAIDIEASISRAMTSLIDKTHYRRVQVFKQLLSSYQRNRDLINVGAYAAGSDPMLDKAIALYPSLAKFLQQDIQEQCSYQSACEQLNQLITVN, encoded by the coding sequence ATGACAGCAAGATTGGGGCGTTGGTTAGAAAAACTCAGTGATGCAGAAGCACGTTTAAATAAAATTCCGCGTGTACGTCAATATGGTCGTTTAACCAGAGCAACAGGTTTAGTCATGGAAGCTAAGGGGCTTGTTATGCCCCTTGGCTCTACGTGTTTAATAGAACGTACCATTGGTAAAACTGTTGAAGAAGTTGAAAGTGAAGTCGTTGGGTTCAATGGTAGCCAAATGTTGTTAATGCCTTTACAGGAAGTCGAGGGATTAACACCGGGTGCTCGTGTTTATGCACAGGCCACTCCGGGTGGTGAAAATGAAGGTCGCCAATTGCCTCTTGGAGATGCGCTGTTAGGGCGTGTTTTAGATGGCTCTGGTTATCCTTTAGATGGTTTACCACCACCCGATACAGGTTATCGTGCGCCACTGATCACTCCACCTATCAACCCACTACAACGTACCCCTATTACGGATGTACTGGATGTAGGCGTGCGTGCAATCAACTCACTGTTAACCGTGGGTCGTGGTCAGCGTATGGGGCTTTTTGCAGGCTCTGGTGTAGGTAAAAGTGTGCTATTAGGTATGATGGCGCGTTTTACCCAAGCTGATGTCATTGTTGTTGGATTAATTGGTGAACGTGGACGTGAAGTTAAAGACTTTATCGAAAATATTCTCGGTACTGAAGGTTTAGCACGCTCTGTGGTTGTAGCAGCACCTGCTGACGTATCACCACTTCTTCGTATGCAAGGTGCTTCTTATGCAACGCGTATTGCAGAAGATTTTCGTGATCGCGGAAAACATGTCTTACTGATTATGGATTCACTCACACGTTACAGTATGGCGCAACGTGAAATCGCTCTTGCTGTAGGCGAACCGCCTGCAACCAAAGGGTATCCACCGTCTGTCTTCGCTAAATTACCTGCACTAGTCGAACGTGCGGGAAATGGCGTTGATGGTGGTGGTTCTATCACGGCGTTCTATACTGTTTTAACTGAAGGCGATGATCAGCAAGATCCAATTGCAGACTCTGCTCGTGCGATTTTAGATGGTCACATTGTGCTTTCGCGTTCTCTTGCAGAATCTGGGCACTACCCTGCTATCGATATCGAAGCCTCTATTAGCCGTGCAATGACATCACTGATTGATAAAACACATTATCGTCGCGTACAAGTATTTAAACAGCTTTTGTCTAGCTATCAACGTAACCGCGATTTAATTAACGTAGGTGCTTATGCTGCGGGTAGTGATCCTATGCTTGATAAAGCCATTGCACTTTATCCGTCCCTCGCGAAGTTCTTACAACAAGATATCCAAGAGCAATGCAGTTATCAAAGTGCATGTGAGCAACTTAATCAACTGATCACAGTAAACTAA
- the fliF gene encoding flagellar basal-body MS-ring/collar protein FliF, which produces MNAEKTDVVNQNKGFNAIINRIKADPKIPLIIAGSAAIAIFVAAFLWLQSPDYKVLYSNLSDKDGGEIVTQLTQMNVPYRLSQNGAAIMVPDNQVHELRLKLAQAGLPKGGAAGFELLDKEKFGISQFSEQINYQRALEGELARTIETLGPVQNARVHLALPKPSLFVREQKSPSASVTVGLLQGRALDEGQINAIVHIVASSVAGMPDSSVTIVDQSGKLLTQPDALGRDLNSIQLKYVQELESRYQQRIETLLGPIVGRGNVHAQVTAQVDFSHTEETAEEYKPNQPPNQAAVRSKQLSQSEQNGGMLAGGVPGALSNQPVAPPQAPIEAPKAQEGEKADDANATGTNRTLTRNPNSNSRLDETTNYEVDRRIRHIKRPVGNVERLSVAVIVNYKTVEDKKEAAEGEEPVVETKLVPLTDEQIQQIEGLVREAMGYSQERGDSLSVVNSQFNDIEEKVITVPVWENPDILAKALDLGRWLLLVIIAWILWRKLVKPQLEKRREAEVAAQKAVLKTKLQVKDDVDEAELDDEARRKQARKRVSAELQSQRIREMAEKDPRVVAMVIRQWMSKEQ; this is translated from the coding sequence ATGAATGCCGAAAAAACCGACGTTGTGAACCAGAATAAGGGTTTTAACGCCATTATTAACCGGATAAAAGCCGATCCGAAAATTCCGCTCATTATTGCGGGTTCGGCGGCTATTGCCATTTTTGTTGCTGCATTTTTATGGTTACAAAGCCCTGATTATAAAGTGCTTTATAGTAATCTTAGCGATAAAGACGGTGGCGAAATTGTCACACAGTTAACACAGATGAATGTACCTTATCGCTTGTCACAAAATGGCGCAGCGATTATGGTGCCTGACAATCAGGTTCATGAATTACGCCTGAAACTCGCGCAAGCGGGGCTTCCAAAAGGCGGTGCTGCCGGTTTTGAACTGTTAGATAAAGAAAAGTTCGGGATCAGCCAATTTAGTGAACAGATTAACTATCAACGTGCACTTGAAGGTGAGCTTGCTCGCACTATCGAGACATTAGGTCCTGTACAAAATGCCCGAGTTCATTTAGCACTACCAAAACCATCTCTTTTTGTTCGTGAACAGAAATCCCCTTCTGCATCCGTTACGGTGGGTCTTTTACAGGGTAGAGCGCTGGATGAAGGTCAAATTAATGCCATCGTGCATATCGTTGCGAGCAGTGTTGCAGGTATGCCTGATAGCAGTGTGACCATCGTCGACCAAAGCGGCAAATTATTGACACAACCTGATGCATTAGGTCGTGATCTTAACTCTATCCAACTGAAATATGTTCAAGAGCTAGAAAGCCGTTATCAGCAACGTATTGAAACGTTATTAGGCCCAATTGTGGGTCGTGGAAACGTTCATGCACAGGTGACTGCTCAAGTTGATTTCTCTCATACAGAAGAGACTGCTGAAGAGTACAAACCAAACCAACCACCAAATCAAGCTGCAGTGCGTTCAAAACAATTGAGCCAAAGTGAGCAAAATGGTGGCATGTTAGCTGGCGGTGTTCCTGGTGCATTATCTAATCAACCTGTTGCTCCACCACAAGCACCTATTGAAGCGCCAAAAGCGCAAGAAGGTGAAAAAGCAGATGACGCCAATGCAACGGGTACAAATCGCACATTAACGCGTAATCCAAACAGTAATAGCCGTTTAGATGAAACAACCAACTATGAAGTTGATCGCCGAATTCGCCATATCAAGCGTCCAGTAGGTAATGTCGAGCGTCTTTCTGTCGCTGTTATTGTGAACTACAAAACAGTTGAAGATAAAAAAGAAGCCGCTGAAGGCGAAGAGCCTGTTGTTGAAACTAAACTTGTTCCGCTAACTGATGAGCAAATTCAGCAAATTGAAGGGCTTGTTCGTGAAGCGATGGGCTATTCCCAAGAGCGTGGTGATTCTTTAAGTGTCGTGAACTCACAGTTTAACGATATTGAAGAGAAAGTGATCACCGTTCCTGTATGGGAAAACCCAGATATTCTTGCGAAAGCATTAGATTTAGGTCGCTGGTTATTACTTGTCATCATCGCATGGATCTTATGGCGCAAACTGGTGAAACCACAGCTTGAAAAACGCCGTGAAGCTGAAGTTGCTGCACAGAAAGCCGTGCTGAAAACCAAGCTACAAGTTAAAGATGATGTTGATGAAGCAGAATTAGATGACGAAGCAAGACGTAAACAAGCACGTAAACGTGTGAGTGCCGAATTGCAGAGCCAACGTATCCGTGAAATGGCAGAGAAAGATCCTCGTGTCGTCGCAATGGTAATTCGTCAATGGATGAGTAAAGAGCAATGA
- the fliN gene encoding flagellar motor switch protein FliN: MSDANRPTDNSQSAEDMWADAMEQQTGKSQDNSSDLFEHLLPEDDTLNHLSDINLIMDIPVKLTVELGRTKMTIKKLLSLSQGSVVSLDGLAGEPLDILINGYLIAQGEVVVVSDKYGIRITDIITPSERMRRLSR; this comes from the coding sequence ATGAGTGATGCAAATCGCCCAACTGATAATTCACAATCGGCTGAGGATATGTGGGCTGATGCAATGGAACAGCAAACTGGGAAAAGCCAGGATAATAGTTCCGATCTATTTGAACATCTTTTACCTGAAGACGATACGCTGAACCATCTATCTGACATCAATTTGATTATGGATATTCCAGTCAAATTAACAGTAGAGTTAGGCCGTACCAAAATGACCATTAAAAAATTACTGAGCCTGTCACAAGGTTCTGTCGTTTCACTGGATGGTTTAGCTGGTGAGCCTCTTGATATTCTTATCAATGGCTATTTAATCGCTCAAGGTGAAGTTGTAGTTGTTTCTGATAAATACGGTATTCGCATTACCGATATCATTACGCCATCAGAACGTATGCGTCGTCTGAGCCGTTAA
- a CDS encoding GlpM family protein — MGLLIKALIGAFVVVLIAVLSKSRHYYIAGLVPLFPTFALIAHYIVGSERSIDALRTTIIFSLWAVIPYMIYLISLYVMINYVKLFTALATAVICWIIAAWLLIQLWNKLHG; from the coding sequence ATGGGATTACTGATTAAAGCACTGATAGGTGCGTTTGTAGTGGTATTAATCGCCGTTTTATCGAAATCTCGTCATTACTATATTGCGGGATTGGTTCCGTTATTTCCAACTTTTGCGCTTATTGCACATTATATTGTTGGCTCTGAACGTTCTATTGATGCGTTACGAACCACAATTATTTTTAGTTTATGGGCTGTTATTCCTTATATGATTTACCTTATTTCACTCTATGTGATGATCAACTATGTAAAACTATTTACAGCATTGGCTACGGCGGTTATTTGCTGGATTATCGCGGCTTGGTTGCTTATTCAGTTATGGAATAAACTTCATGGATAG
- the fliT gene encoding flagellar protein FliT, which produces MDIMAAYEHVLKSSEQMLTLAKDQQWDKLIEMEMDYLKSVESITKMIKPADGELRLQQRLTDMLKKILENENETRNLLRARLDELGILIRQTEQEQRVQNSYGQFTEHSYYPDLNLK; this is translated from the coding sequence ATGGATATTATGGCGGCTTACGAGCATGTTTTAAAATCAAGTGAGCAAATGTTAACGCTTGCCAAAGATCAGCAATGGGATAAGCTGATAGAAATGGAAATGGATTATTTAAAAAGCGTAGAAAGTATCACTAAGATGATAAAACCTGCTGACGGTGAGCTGAGACTACAACAACGCCTCACAGATATGCTAAAGAAAATCTTAGAAAACGAAAATGAGACGCGAAATTTATTACGGGCTCGTCTAGATGAGCTTGGCATATTAATAAGACAGACTGAACAAGAGCAGAGGGTACAAAATAGCTATGGTCAGTTTACAGAACATAGTTATTATCCTGATCTCAACCTGAAATAA
- the fliM gene encoding flagellar motor switch protein FliM, with protein MSDNILSQAEIDALLNDDTSGDDAKKSANREPAIAKDPNEPDIQPYDPNTQRRVVRERLQSLEIINERFARQFRMGLFNMLRRSPDITVGGVKIHPYHDFARNLPVPTNLNLVHLKPLRGTALFTFEPNLVYIAVDNLFGGDGRFPIPVEGREFTNTEQRIINKMLKLALDAYRDAWDSIFKIQVEYVRSEMQVKFTNITSSPNDIVVTTPFQVEIGSMVGEFSICIPFAMIEPLRERLINPPIENVRQEDGVWLDSLVNQVQHSELELVANFADIPLRLSKVLTLKAGDVIPIDRPERLIAHVDGVPVLTSQYGTVNGQYALRVEHLINPVLNALDEEQTNE; from the coding sequence ATGAGCGATAATATCCTTTCACAGGCAGAGATTGATGCTCTGCTGAATGATGACACATCAGGTGACGACGCCAAAAAAAGCGCGAACAGGGAACCTGCGATAGCGAAGGATCCGAATGAACCGGATATTCAGCCTTATGACCCCAACACGCAACGTCGTGTGGTTCGAGAACGTTTACAGTCGTTAGAAATTATTAACGAACGCTTTGCACGTCAATTCCGTATGGGGCTGTTTAACATGCTCCGTCGGAGTCCTGACATTACTGTTGGTGGCGTTAAAATTCACCCTTATCACGACTTTGCTCGTAACTTACCTGTGCCAACAAACCTTAACTTGGTGCATTTAAAGCCTTTACGAGGAACAGCATTATTTACCTTTGAACCCAATCTGGTTTATATCGCGGTAGATAACCTGTTTGGTGGTGATGGCCGTTTTCCAATCCCTGTGGAAGGACGTGAATTTACCAACACAGAGCAGCGGATCATCAACAAAATGTTGAAACTGGCACTTGATGCCTACCGTGATGCTTGGGATTCCATATTCAAAATTCAAGTGGAATATGTTCGTTCTGAAATGCAGGTGAAATTTACCAATATCACCTCATCACCGAATGACATTGTTGTTACAACACCTTTTCAGGTGGAAATTGGTTCAATGGTTGGGGAATTTAGTATTTGTATTCCATTTGCCATGATTGAGCCATTACGTGAACGACTAATTAATCCACCAATTGAAAATGTTCGTCAAGAAGATGGGGTTTGGTTAGATAGTTTAGTCAACCAAGTTCAGCATTCAGAGCTAGAACTGGTCGCAAACTTTGCTGACATCCCACTGCGTTTATCAAAAGTGCTAACACTTAAAGCTGGGGATGTTATCCCAATTGATAGACCAGAAAGATTGATTGCACATGTTGATGGTGTGCCCGTATTAACAAGCCAATACGGTACAGTAAATGGGCAATATGCCCTTCGTGTTGAACACCTAATTAACCCTGTTTTAAACGCTCTGGATGAGGAACAAACCAATGAGTGA
- a CDS encoding flagellar hook-length control protein FliK translates to MEITLLTMDVAAASSGTTSASNSQPGDNAPTFAQLLGSQPQNTQSDKKTTNITNHSTKENKAHSHSDEDKTKEDGSHLASVTTEPNVIEESSLEKSQLTLTLPDNEQFAAIVENKTPSLLMSAEELAAELPVQLAGLPGLKRLTLPSEQLTQALQQPQSVKRGEDLASLARTISKDGDMSDFNLTDKLNLSKSDEKSLLTQLRPETATLATESTLVAANQTEKPSAKKVDSIATLLTPTAEKVNALLNGDKQVANAKLADNVAQQMVTGNRVVESDLHNTLSTSSSLASQSITGHAHSSTQPQMQFSPMAAQVLNAQVGTPEWQQQLNQQIVMFSRNGLQKAELRLHPEELGSLHIRMKIEDGQAQLHLASQNGQVRSVLENAMHQLRQALSENGIQLTQSQVSSDTHDSWQQQNMSDSSQFSGDGADNHQGSEGNSLQLASETALQKITLTPQELASARGGVDIFA, encoded by the coding sequence ATGGAGATAACGCTTCTGACCATGGATGTCGCTGCAGCCTCTTCGGGAACGACATCCGCTTCAAATAGTCAGCCCGGTGATAATGCCCCGACATTTGCTCAGCTTTTGGGCTCTCAACCCCAAAATACACAGAGTGATAAAAAGACAACCAATATCACAAACCATTCAACGAAAGAAAACAAAGCACATTCACACTCTGATGAAGACAAAACAAAAGAAGACGGTAGTCATCTTGCGTCTGTCACCACAGAACCCAATGTGATAGAAGAGTCATCTCTTGAAAAATCTCAATTGACTCTGACTTTGCCAGATAATGAACAATTTGCGGCTATTGTTGAAAATAAAACCCCTTCTTTATTAATGTCAGCAGAAGAACTTGCCGCTGAACTTCCCGTTCAGTTAGCAGGACTACCTGGATTAAAACGGCTTACCCTTCCCTCAGAGCAACTGACTCAAGCATTACAACAGCCTCAATCAGTTAAACGTGGTGAAGATTTAGCCTCGTTAGCACGCACTATTTCAAAAGATGGTGATATGTCGGACTTCAACCTTACCGACAAGCTTAATCTATCAAAATCAGATGAAAAGTCCTTGTTAACCCAGCTACGTCCAGAGACGGCAACATTAGCAACAGAAAGTACGCTTGTCGCTGCTAATCAAACAGAAAAGCCTTCTGCGAAAAAAGTAGATAGCATTGCGACACTTTTAACGCCAACAGCAGAAAAAGTGAATGCATTGCTAAACGGCGATAAGCAAGTTGCAAATGCAAAATTAGCGGACAATGTTGCTCAGCAAATGGTGACAGGTAATCGTGTTGTAGAAAGCGATCTTCACAACACCCTTTCTACCTCTTCTTCTTTGGCTTCGCAAAGCATTACGGGTCATGCTCACTCTTCAACACAACCACAAATGCAATTTTCACCGATGGCAGCACAGGTATTAAATGCACAAGTGGGAACACCAGAGTGGCAACAGCAACTAAATCAACAAATTGTGATGTTTAGCCGTAATGGCTTACAAAAGGCAGAGCTACGTTTACACCCTGAAGAGCTAGGTTCATTGCATATCCGCATGAAAATAGAAGATGGGCAAGCGCAGTTGCACCTTGCTTCACAAAACGGACAAGTTCGTTCTGTATTAGAAAATGCCATGCATCAATTGCGTCAAGCTCTCTCTGAAAATGGGATCCAGCTCACGCAGAGTCAGGTGTCTAGCGACACTCATGACAGTTGGCAACAACAAAATATGTCAGATTCCTCTCAATTTAGTGGAGATGGTGCCGATAATCATCAAGGAAGCGAGGGTAATTCTCTGCAATTAGCCTCTGAAACGGCACTACAAAAGATAACCCTTACGCCTCAAGAATTAGCATCTGCTCGTGGTGGTGTTGATATTTTTGCCTAA
- the fliG gene encoding flagellar motor switch protein FliG, with amino-acid sequence MSNNLTGTEKSAVMLLTLGEDRAAEVFKHLSTREVQQLSIAMSSMRHISNQQLIDVMASFEEDAVQYAALNVNANDYLRSVLVKALGEERANNLLDEISETRETSTGIETLNFMEPQMAADIIRDEHPQIIATILVHLKRGQAADILALFDEKLRNDVMLRIATFGGVQPSALAELTEVLNNLLDGQNLKRSKMGGVRTAAEIINLMKSQQEENVITAVRDYDGELAQKIIDEMFLFENLIDIDNRSIQRILQEVESDSLVVALKGCDQELRDHFLANMSQRAAEIMRDDLSSRGPVRMSQVEAEQKAILLVVRKLAETGEVVLHGGDDTYV; translated from the coding sequence ATGAGTAATAACTTAACTGGAACCGAAAAAAGCGCCGTTATGTTACTAACTCTCGGTGAAGACCGAGCGGCGGAAGTATTTAAACATCTAAGTACACGAGAAGTTCAGCAACTCAGTATTGCAATGTCATCAATGCGCCATATCTCAAATCAGCAATTAATTGATGTTATGGCAAGCTTTGAAGAAGATGCGGTTCAATATGCCGCATTGAACGTGAATGCAAATGACTACTTGCGCTCTGTTCTTGTTAAAGCCTTGGGTGAAGAACGCGCTAATAACCTGTTAGATGAGATCTCTGAAACACGAGAAACTTCAACAGGGATTGAAACACTTAACTTTATGGAGCCACAAATGGCTGCCGATATTATCCGCGACGAACATCCGCAGATTATCGCAACCATCTTGGTTCACCTTAAACGAGGTCAAGCGGCAGATATTCTGGCACTGTTCGATGAGAAACTGCGTAATGACGTGATGCTTCGTATCGCGACATTTGGGGGTGTTCAGCCGTCAGCATTAGCAGAGTTAACTGAAGTACTGAATAACCTGCTTGATGGTCAAAACCTCAAACGCAGTAAAATGGGTGGTGTTCGTACTGCTGCTGAAATCATCAACTTGATGAAGAGCCAGCAAGAAGAGAATGTCATTACTGCGGTTCGCGATTACGACGGCGAATTGGCACAAAAAATTATCGACGAAATGTTCCTGTTCGAAAACCTTATCGATATCGACAACCGTTCAATTCAGCGCATTCTACAGGAAGTGGAATCCGACTCCTTGGTTGTGGCATTGAAAGGATGCGATCAAGAGCTGCGCGATCACTTCCTTGCCAATATGTCACAACGTGCTGCTGAGATCATGCGTGATGACTTGAGTTCTCGCGGTCCTGTTCGTATGTCTCAAGTGGAAGCAGAGCAGAAAGCAATTCTGCTTGTGGTACGCAAATTAGCAGAGACTGGTGAGGTTGTTCTTCATGGAGGAGACGATACCTATGTCTGA
- a CDS encoding GNAT family N-acetyltransferase, protein MNWILKSFSQLTTEELYAILALRNQVFICEQQCAYQDLDGLDQNTLHLFAKGEEDQQLIAYARLLPQGIAFKEASIGRVIVAQHQRGSGIAHQLIKEAIATTCRQFNTHTIKIMAQTYLVSFYQSHGFVIDSETYLEDNIPHIDMVLVQSVQSMSM, encoded by the coding sequence ATGAATTGGATTTTAAAATCATTTTCACAACTCACCACAGAGGAGCTTTACGCTATTTTGGCATTAAGAAATCAGGTTTTTATTTGTGAACAGCAATGTGCTTATCAAGATCTGGATGGGTTAGATCAAAATACATTACATCTGTTTGCGAAAGGGGAAGAGGATCAGCAACTGATTGCTTATGCACGCTTATTACCGCAAGGTATCGCATTTAAAGAAGCCTCAATAGGGCGAGTGATTGTTGCTCAACATCAGCGAGGAAGTGGTATTGCTCATCAGTTAATAAAAGAGGCGATTGCAACTACGTGTCGTCAATTTAATACCCATACAATAAAAATAATGGCACAGACTTATTTAGTCTCATTTTATCAATCACATGGTTTTGTTATCGATTCAGAAACTTATCTTGAAGATAACATTCCACATATTGATATGGTGTTAGTGCAATCTGTACAATCTATGTCTATGTAA
- a CDS encoding DUF6500 family protein gives MRKALQQKIIQICNDKISAKGEGVGLSFYAFFANKNDNPELIMEVATWWIMIHKFDHFEKGVKIKKLVQSEMEDHG, from the coding sequence ATGAGAAAAGCACTACAACAAAAAATAATTCAAATATGTAATGACAAAATTTCAGCTAAAGGAGAGGGCGTGGGATTATCATTTTATGCTTTTTTTGCTAATAAAAATGACAACCCTGAATTAATTATGGAAGTTGCAACATGGTGGATAATGATACATAAATTTGATCACTTTGAAAAAGGAGTAAAAATAAAAAAATTAGTGCAATCAGAAATGGAAGATCACGGCTAA
- the fliE gene encoding flagellar hook-basal body complex protein FliE yields MSIPAIESVLDKMQIQTLQASNIAKPQPVQAGFATQLVQAVGKINETRMNATNKVQAFTLGTPGVELNDVMVDMQKSSISLQMGIQVRNKLVAAYQEIMSMQV; encoded by the coding sequence ATGTCAATTCCAGCTATTGAAAGTGTTCTGGATAAAATGCAAATCCAGACTTTGCAAGCATCCAATATTGCGAAACCCCAGCCAGTACAAGCAGGATTTGCAACTCAGCTTGTTCAAGCCGTGGGTAAAATTAATGAAACTCGAATGAATGCAACCAACAAGGTTCAAGCGTTTACCTTAGGTACACCAGGTGTTGAATTAAACGATGTGATGGTGGATATGCAAAAATCCAGTATTTCATTACAAATGGGCATACAAGTACGTAATAAGTTAGTTGCCGCTTATCAAGAAATCATGTCGATGCAGGTGTAG
- the fliJ gene encoding flagellar export protein FliJ: MREQSPLVTLRELAQTAAEQAAIQLAQVRQSHQQMEQQLNMLIGYQDEYRVRLNETLNLGGMSSASWQNYQQFLKTLELTIEQHKQQLQHWQAQLDLATEQWREKQQRLNAFETLEQRAEDSRKRHLDRIEQKQMDEYAQRSTLRRTT, translated from the coding sequence ATGCGGGAGCAGTCACCTTTAGTGACACTGAGAGAACTGGCACAGACAGCGGCTGAACAAGCCGCTATTCAACTGGCTCAGGTCCGGCAGAGTCATCAACAAATGGAACAGCAACTCAATATGTTGATTGGGTATCAGGATGAATACCGTGTACGTCTAAATGAAACGTTGAATTTGGGGGGGATGTCGTCAGCATCGTGGCAAAACTACCAACAATTTCTCAAAACGCTCGAATTGACTATCGAACAACATAAACAACAACTTCAACATTGGCAGGCGCAGCTCGATCTTGCAACTGAACAATGGAGAGAAAAACAGCAACGACTCAATGCATTTGAGACTTTGGAGCAACGTGCTGAAGATAGCCGTAAGCGACATCTTGATCGTATTGAACAGAAACAAATGGACGAGTACGCACAGCGTAGTACTTTACGGAGAACAACTTGA
- the fliL gene encoding flagellar basal body-associated protein FliL, translating to MSNYSNERKSYSLILIIVLLVIAIIAAAFGGYSWWALKHAKSGSAGTNQEKVIPAPVFMSLEPFTVNLIDDEEHLDRVLYIGITLRLHNEETRKRLHDYLPEVRSRLLLLLSRQQANKLATDNGKLQLMTDVKETLRPTLVPGESEQILSDVLFTTFILR from the coding sequence ATGTCTAATTACAGCAATGAACGTAAAAGCTATAGCTTAATTCTGATCATCGTATTATTGGTGATCGCCATTATTGCAGCGGCATTCGGTGGATATAGTTGGTGGGCATTGAAGCATGCTAAATCAGGTTCAGCGGGCACAAATCAGGAAAAAGTTATACCAGCACCCGTTTTTATGTCATTAGAACCCTTTACAGTAAATTTAATTGATGACGAAGAACACTTAGACAGAGTGCTCTACATAGGGATCACATTAAGATTACATAATGAAGAAACTCGTAAACGTCTACATGATTATTTACCTGAGGTTCGTAGCCGCTTGTTATTACTGCTTTCTCGTCAACAGGCTAATAAGCTTGCGACAGACAATGGAAAACTCCAGCTAATGACGGATGTAAAAGAAACGCTGAGACCGACTCTCGTACCGGGAGAATCTGAACAGATCCTCTCCGATGTACTGTTTACCACGTTTATTCTGCGATAA